A single genomic interval of Adhaeribacter pallidiroseus harbors:
- a CDS encoding Nif3-like dinuclear metal center hexameric protein, translating into MKHKHPIPFSGRRKFLTSVTKLLGTSLVLSAPGLSLAKNPHPAPDTFTVKRVIDTILKEIPNAPFASTVDQLRSGSLDQEVKGIVTTMFPTVEVIKKTAQAGANFIIAHETPFYNNQDETDWLQQDDAYRYKIDLLKKHQIAVWRFHDYWHAHKPDGIIMGNLKN; encoded by the coding sequence ATGAAGCACAAGCACCCTATTCCGTTTTCCGGCCGGCGAAAATTTTTAACGTCCGTTACTAAATTATTGGGCACCTCGCTGGTGTTATCGGCGCCAGGTTTAAGTTTGGCTAAAAACCCACATCCAGCACCAGACACTTTTACGGTTAAAAGAGTAATTGATACTATTCTGAAAGAAATTCCGAATGCACCTTTTGCCAGTACCGTGGACCAGCTAAGATCCGGCAGCCTGGACCAGGAAGTAAAAGGCATTGTCACTACCATGTTTCCGACGGTAGAAGTAATTAAAAAAACCGCTCAAGCAGGCGCTAACTTTATTATTGCCCACGAAACTCCTTTTTATAATAACCAAGACGAAACCGACTGGCTGCAGCAAGACGATGCATACCGGTATAAAATAGATTTGTTAAAGAAACACCAAATAGCTGTATGGCGGTTTCACGATTATTGGCACGCCCATAAGCCCGATGGCATTATCATGGGAAATTTAAAAAATTAG
- a CDS encoding Nif3-like dinuclear metal center hexameric protein yields MPQPLSLKSIALLAKNKLGITTVRVVGNLKQNCTTVYLAFGYMDSKRQIAAIQELKPDVILSGETREWETVERVRDGLQMGQKTSLIILNHAVSEEAGMEYAAQWLKPKLPGVKITHIASTNPFTFL; encoded by the coding sequence TTGCCACAACCCCTAAGTTTAAAATCCATTGCCTTGCTGGCCAAAAACAAATTGGGTATTACTACGGTGCGGGTAGTGGGTAATTTAAAGCAGAATTGTACCACGGTTTACCTGGCCTTTGGCTACATGGATAGCAAAAGGCAAATTGCGGCCATTCAGGAATTAAAACCAGATGTAATATTAAGCGGGGAAACCCGTGAATGGGAAACCGTAGAGCGGGTAAGAGACGGTTTGCAAATGGGCCAGAAAACCAGTTTAATCATCCTGAACCATGCGGTAAGCGAAGAAGCCGGCATGGAATACGCTGCTCAATGGTTAAAACCCAAGTTGCCCGGCGTGAAAATTACGCACATTGCCTCTACCAATCCGTTTACTTTTTTGTAA
- the vapB gene encoding type II toxin-antitoxin system VapB family antitoxin, whose amino-acid sequence MNKLTMDNITLYSKLAILPDHLKSEVSDFIDFLAIKEKNKHRKKPVFGSGQGMFVMKPSFDEPLDDFKEYMP is encoded by the coding sequence ATGAACAAACTAACGATGGATAACATAACTTTATATAGCAAACTAGCTATCCTGCCTGATCATTTAAAATCAGAAGTATCTGATTTTATTGATTTTTTAGCAATTAAGGAAAAAAATAAACACAGAAAAAAGCCGGTTTTCGGTAGTGGACAAGGTATGTTTGTTATGAAGCCGTCCTTTGATGAGCCGTTAGACGACTTTAAAGAATACATGCCCTGA
- a CDS encoding type II toxin-antitoxin system VapC family toxin gives MNGEQELSQRARTAIETENTINFVSIASLWEIAIKVSLGKLELKTPFNQVSRQIEENGFGVLPVTFADTLTLSTLPYHHKDPFDRIIIVQGFNNGLPIISRDENFNLYKATVLW, from the coding sequence ATCAATGGTGAGCAAGAACTTTCTCAAAGAGCTAGGACTGCCATTGAAACAGAAAACACGATAAATTTTGTGAGCATTGCCTCTCTCTGGGAAATAGCCATTAAAGTAAGTTTAGGAAAATTAGAGCTAAAAACACCATTCAATCAAGTTAGTAGGCAAATAGAAGAAAACGGTTTTGGGGTGTTGCCCGTTACTTTCGCGGATACCTTAACGCTTTCCACTCTGCCTTATCACCACAAAGACCCATTTGATAGAATTATCATTGTCCAAGGTTTTAACAATGGACTACCCATAATTTCTAGAGACGAAAATTTTAACTTGTATAAGGCAACAGTCTTATGGTAA
- a CDS encoding glutathionylspermidine synthase family protein, with translation MANFLSESSYDGAADKSVRVITHQGNVNAVLQGLGWTWITEEGCANYLPGEAVLLPEKIADGLLNAATQLYDMMVAAVPENLPDAFLRVLDIPENLWPIIRLSWNDDRHWHIYGRFDLVQTAQGPKLLEFNADTATSIPETAVVQWASLAAAGKNDAAQASGLYEALVEQLSTWRTQNNDLAPNLVVTYIGESTEDRTNCEVMAQASREAGFEAYLFPIDALTFSTKGTERGVWGEVGKDEWLEFPFIFKLLPWEQIAWEEPELAEDLASLMLTRNVVVANPPYTLIWQSKGFLAWLWKAYPHHPLLLETSLEPIRGKYIRKPFFGREGQNVQVVDKQIIEEKEGEYGQQKVVYQAWVDLPQDDQGHFYQAGVFWAGEGCAIGLRREKGIITNLSQFLPHLLEVKR, from the coding sequence TTGGCAAATTTTCTTTCCGAATCTTCGTATGATGGCGCAGCAGATAAATCTGTTCGGGTAATTACGCACCAGGGAAATGTGAATGCGGTTTTACAAGGCTTAGGCTGGACCTGGATAACCGAAGAAGGCTGCGCCAATTATTTACCTGGGGAGGCAGTTCTTTTACCCGAAAAAATAGCTGATGGATTATTAAACGCCGCTACGCAGCTTTATGATATGATGGTGGCTGCCGTACCGGAGAACTTGCCCGATGCATTTTTACGGGTACTGGATATTCCCGAAAACTTGTGGCCCATTATCCGGCTTTCCTGGAACGATGATCGCCATTGGCATATTTACGGGCGTTTCGACTTGGTACAAACTGCACAAGGACCCAAACTTTTGGAATTTAACGCCGATACGGCTACTTCTATCCCGGAAACGGCGGTGGTGCAATGGGCCAGTTTAGCGGCCGCTGGTAAAAACGACGCGGCCCAAGCCTCCGGATTGTACGAAGCTTTAGTGGAGCAGCTAAGCACCTGGCGTACGCAAAACAATGATCTGGCGCCTAATCTGGTTGTAACGTATATCGGGGAAAGTACCGAAGACCGTACCAATTGCGAAGTAATGGCTCAGGCTTCCCGCGAGGCGGGGTTTGAAGCTTATTTATTCCCGATTGATGCATTAACTTTTTCGACCAAAGGAACCGAACGGGGCGTATGGGGAGAAGTGGGGAAAGACGAGTGGCTTGAATTTCCGTTTATTTTTAAATTATTACCCTGGGAGCAAATTGCCTGGGAAGAACCCGAGCTGGCCGAAGACTTAGCCAGTTTAATGCTGACCCGCAATGTAGTAGTAGCCAACCCGCCGTATACCTTAATTTGGCAAAGCAAAGGCTTTTTGGCCTGGCTCTGGAAAGCTTATCCGCACCATCCGCTTTTGCTCGAAACGTCTCTAGAACCCATTCGAGGCAAGTACATCCGCAAACCTTTTTTCGGCCGGGAAGGACAAAACGTGCAAGTAGTAGATAAACAAATCATCGAAGAGAAAGAAGGAGAATACGGCCAGCAAAAAGTAGTGTACCAGGCTTGGGTAGATTTACCCCAGGATGATCAAGGTCATTTTTACCAGGCTGGTGTATTCTGGGCTGGCGAAGGATGCGCCATTGGTTTACGCCGGGAAAAAGGAATCATCACCAACCTGTCGCAGTTTTTGCCGCATCTGCTGGAGGTGAAGAGGTGA